In Synechococcus sp. A18-25c, a single window of DNA contains:
- a CDS encoding F0F1 ATP synthase subunit B': MPWLLLAEAGVPEGGLFDLDATLPLMAVQVVLLTFLLNSLFFRPVGKVVEDREGYIATSRADAKQKLEQIQRLEADLQDQLRGARQAAQAAIVEAEQEVDRLYREALAEAEAEANRTREKARREIEAQRETAQSQLMGQVDQLSAQIIKRLLAA, translated from the coding sequence ATGCCCTGGCTTCTGCTTGCTGAAGCAGGTGTTCCGGAGGGAGGTCTCTTTGACCTCGATGCCACCTTGCCGCTGATGGCGGTTCAGGTGGTTCTCCTCACCTTCCTGCTCAATTCCCTGTTCTTCCGGCCGGTCGGCAAGGTCGTGGAGGATCGCGAGGGTTACATCGCGACCAGTCGTGCTGATGCCAAGCAAAAGCTTGAGCAGATTCAGCGACTAGAAGCTGATCTCCAGGATCAACTCCGTGGAGCCCGTCAGGCTGCCCAAGCCGCCATCGTTGAGGCCGAACAAGAGGTGGACCGTCTTTACCGCGAGGCTCTCGCCGAAGCGGAGGCTGAAGCCAATCGCACACGCGAAAAGGCTCGGAGAGAGATCGAAGCTCAGCGTGAAACCGCTCAATCCCAGTTGATGGGTCAGGTGGATCAGCTCAGTGCCCAGATCATCAAACGACTTCTGGCTGCCTGA
- a CDS encoding YchJ family protein, translated as MARGFATAAASCPCPCGSGDTLDHCCGPLHRGERKAATAEALMRSRYSAYALGKLDYLIATHPMPSEAPAQRRRELKQSCRDSRWRGLKVLSTEAGTADDLEGTVRFEAVFSAGGQRFVHRETSLFQRRNGDPEGDWLYIRALD; from the coding sequence ATGGCACGGGGGTTTGCTACGGCCGCTGCATCGTGTCCGTGTCCCTGCGGCAGCGGTGACACCCTCGACCATTGCTGCGGTCCTCTGCACCGTGGTGAACGCAAGGCTGCGACGGCGGAAGCGCTGATGCGCTCGCGTTACTCCGCCTATGCCCTTGGGAAGCTCGACTATCTGATCGCCACCCATCCCATGCCCTCTGAAGCACCTGCTCAACGGCGTCGTGAGCTGAAACAGAGCTGTCGCGACAGTCGATGGCGCGGTCTCAAGGTTCTGTCCACCGAGGCCGGTACAGCCGATGATCTGGAGGGCACCGTGCGTTTCGAGGCGGTCTTCTCGGCCGGGGGCCAGCGCTTTGTGCACCGTGAGACGTCGCTGTTCCAACGCCGCAATGGAGACCCCGAGGGTGATTGGCTTTACATCCGCGCGTTGGATTGA
- a CDS encoding DUF3326 domain-containing protein, which translates to MVVPTGIGCEIGGFAGDALPSARCLAAASGCLITHPNVMNGAALYWRDPRIHYVEGYALDRFAAGDLRLRPVRRQRIGLLLDAGIEADLRQRHLQVADGCRATLGLEIGPVVTSDVPLGVTLEQGESGASWGTMQRPDALLRAGERLKAAGATAIAVVARFPEDSDATALEAYRHGSGVDALAGAEAVISHLLVRHLQLPCAHAPALGALPLDPDLDPRAAGEELGHTFLACVLVGLAQAPSLVAASGSVHAEDLAAEQLGAMVVPDGALGGEAVLACLERRIPVIAVHNPGVLSVTAEALALGEQVLKASSYAEAAGLLMALREGIAPQALMRPLPGLRELS; encoded by the coding sequence ATGGTGGTTCCCACAGGGATCGGCTGTGAGATCGGCGGCTTTGCGGGCGATGCCTTGCCCAGTGCCCGCTGCCTGGCAGCAGCCAGCGGTTGTCTGATCACGCACCCGAACGTGATGAACGGTGCGGCCCTCTACTGGCGTGATCCCCGCATTCACTACGTCGAGGGATATGCCCTTGACCGTTTCGCAGCAGGTGATCTGCGGCTGCGTCCCGTGCGGCGTCAACGCATCGGATTGCTCCTGGATGCCGGCATCGAGGCTGATCTGCGCCAGCGGCATCTGCAGGTGGCCGATGGCTGTCGGGCCACACTCGGCTTGGAGATCGGCCCTGTAGTCACCAGCGATGTGCCGTTGGGGGTGACGCTGGAGCAGGGTGAGAGCGGTGCGAGCTGGGGCACCATGCAGCGACCGGATGCGTTGCTGCGAGCCGGAGAACGGCTCAAGGCTGCCGGTGCGACAGCCATCGCTGTGGTCGCACGTTTTCCGGAGGATTCCGACGCCACCGCACTGGAGGCCTACCGCCATGGTTCTGGCGTGGATGCTTTGGCGGGTGCTGAAGCGGTGATCAGTCATCTACTGGTCCGGCATCTGCAGCTCCCCTGTGCGCATGCACCGGCCCTAGGGGCGCTTCCTCTCGATCCTGATCTGGATCCCCGAGCGGCTGGAGAGGAACTTGGACACACCTTTCTTGCCTGTGTGCTGGTGGGCCTGGCCCAGGCGCCGTCGCTGGTGGCCGCCTCCGGTTCAGTTCATGCCGAGGATCTGGCGGCGGAGCAGCTCGGTGCCATGGTCGTGCCGGATGGTGCCTTGGGCGGGGAAGCGGTCCTCGCCTGTCTTGAGCGCCGTATTCCCGTGATTGCCGTTCACAACCCTGGCGTGCTGTCGGTGACGGCCGAGGCCTTGGCGTTAGGCGAGCAGGTGCTGAAGGCCTCCTCCTACGCCGAGGCAGCCGGGTTGCTGATGGCGCTGCGCGAGGGCATCGCGCCGCAGGCCTTGATGCGCCCTCTGCCTGGCTTGCGGGAGCTGAGCTGA
- a CDS encoding F0F1 ATP synthase subunit B, whose amino-acid sequence MMLPTLFASEGGFGLNLNLFETNLINLVIVIGVLYWFLKGFLGGILERRRQAILKDLEDSEGRLRQATAELARAQEDLAAAQQKAEKIRVDGKARAEAIRKDGELRTIQAMAALKQDALADLNAEGARLTEELRRQAALAAIDKVMAELPGRLDAAGQSRLIDSSISNLEDA is encoded by the coding sequence ATGATGCTTCCCACACTCTTCGCCTCTGAAGGCGGCTTCGGTCTCAACCTCAACTTGTTTGAGACCAACCTCATCAACTTGGTCATCGTGATCGGGGTTTTGTATTGGTTCCTCAAGGGGTTCCTCGGTGGAATCCTCGAACGTCGTCGTCAGGCCATCCTCAAGGATCTTGAGGATTCCGAAGGTCGTCTGCGTCAGGCCACAGCCGAACTCGCGCGTGCCCAGGAAGACCTGGCCGCTGCGCAGCAGAAGGCGGAAAAAATCCGTGTTGACGGCAAGGCCCGTGCTGAAGCCATCCGCAAGGACGGTGAGCTCCGCACCATTCAGGCCATGGCAGCTCTCAAGCAGGATGCTTTGGCTGATTTGAACGCTGAAGGTGCACGCCTCACCGAGGAGCTTCGTCGCCAGGCCGCCCTTGCCGCCATCGACAAGGTGATGGCTGAACTCCCCGGACGTCTTGATGCAGCGGGCCAATCCCGTCTCATCGATTCCTCCATCAGCAATCTGGAGGACGCCTGA
- the atpB gene encoding F0F1 ATP synthase subunit A has translation MVPSLLNLPFAELEVGQHLYWQIGNLNLHGQVFLSSWVVIGLLLLLVVSGTRKMERDPKGVQNLLEFLWDYLRELAREQIGEKAYRDWLPFVGTLFLFIFVCNWGGALIPWRLIELPNGELGAPTADINTTVAMALLVSLSYFYAGLSRKGLRYFEYYVEPTPIMLPFKIIEDFTKPLSLSFRLFGNILADELVVAVLAFLVPVLVPLPAMFLGLFTSAIQALIFATLAANYIGEAVHEEAH, from the coding sequence ATGGTTCCGTCGCTCCTCAACCTGCCGTTTGCCGAACTGGAGGTCGGTCAACACCTCTACTGGCAAATCGGCAACCTGAACCTCCATGGCCAGGTTTTTCTTAGCTCCTGGGTCGTGATCGGCCTGCTGCTGCTGCTCGTGGTGAGTGGCACCCGCAAAATGGAGCGCGATCCCAAAGGTGTGCAGAACCTCCTTGAGTTTCTCTGGGATTACCTCCGCGAACTCGCCCGGGAGCAGATCGGAGAAAAGGCTTATCGCGACTGGCTTCCCTTCGTAGGAACTCTGTTCCTTTTCATCTTCGTCTGCAATTGGGGTGGTGCTCTCATCCCCTGGCGTCTGATCGAGCTCCCCAACGGAGAGCTGGGTGCCCCGACCGCAGATATCAACACCACGGTGGCCATGGCCCTGCTGGTGTCGCTCTCTTACTTCTATGCAGGTTTGAGCCGGAAGGGACTGCGCTACTTCGAGTACTACGTGGAGCCGACGCCGATCATGCTTCCGTTCAAGATCATCGAGGACTTCACCAAACCGCTGTCACTGTCCTTCCGTCTGTTTGGAAACATCCTGGCGGATGAGCTTGTGGTGGCCGTTCTGGCCTTCCTGGTGCCTGTTCTGGTTCCCCTGCCGGCGATGTTCCTCGGTTTGTTCACCAGCGCCATTCAGGCTCTGATTTTCGCGACGCTCGCCGCTAATTACATCGGCGAAGCCGTTCATGAAGAGGCTCACTAA
- a CDS encoding 2Fe-2S iron-sulfur cluster-binding protein, which translates to MSESTVATYTISVELDGQQHQFQCRADQTVLSAAEAAGVMVPSSCCAGVCTTCAARLSEGEVHQPDAMGVKEDLRKDGFSLLCVAYPRSDLKVIAGQEDALYEAQFGQYQK; encoded by the coding sequence ATGAGCGAATCAACGGTGGCCACCTACACAATCAGTGTTGAGTTGGATGGTCAGCAGCATCAGTTCCAGTGTCGTGCCGATCAGACCGTGCTCTCGGCGGCTGAGGCGGCTGGGGTGATGGTGCCCAGTTCCTGTTGTGCAGGGGTTTGCACCACCTGCGCCGCCCGCCTCAGTGAGGGTGAGGTGCATCAGCCGGATGCCATGGGAGTGAAGGAGGATCTGCGCAAGGACGGCTTCTCTCTCCTGTGTGTGGCCTATCCCCGTTCGGATCTGAAGGTGATCGCCGGTCAGGAAGATGCGCTCTATGAGGCCCAGTTCGGTCAGTACCAGAAGTGA
- the atpH gene encoding ATP synthase F1 subunit delta — protein sequence MPLLNTLATPYAEALLQVTDARSESDDVAAQCKELLALWDSSDSLREAMTSPVLEPAAKKKALTELLSEQVKPSLMNLLKVLADRQRLAAFDSVLRRFLELYRDSRNISLAHVRSAQALTEAQTASLTAKVQSMVGTGTVEIDLTIDPSLIGGFVVNIGSQVIDASLSGQVRRLGLALAKAS from the coding sequence ATGCCCCTACTCAACACTCTGGCCACCCCTTACGCCGAAGCTCTGCTTCAGGTCACCGACGCCCGCAGCGAATCGGATGACGTGGCTGCCCAGTGCAAGGAGCTGCTTGCTCTCTGGGACTCCAGCGATTCGCTGCGTGAGGCCATGACCTCACCAGTGCTCGAGCCCGCTGCCAAGAAGAAGGCTCTCACTGAACTGCTCTCCGAGCAGGTCAAGCCTTCCCTGATGAATCTGCTCAAGGTTCTTGCTGACCGTCAACGTCTTGCGGCGTTCGATTCGGTGTTGCGCCGTTTCCTCGAGTTGTATCGGGACTCGCGCAACATCTCCTTGGCCCATGTGCGCTCGGCCCAGGCACTCACCGAAGCTCAGACAGCGTCGCTGACGGCCAAGGTGCAGTCCATGGTCGGCACCGGCACGGTCGAAATCGATCTGACCATCGACCCAAGCCTCATCGGTGGCTTTGTCGTGAACATCGGTTCTCAGGTCATCGATGCCAGCCTGTCTGGCCAGGTCCGCCGTCTGGGTCTTGCTCTCGCCAAGGCGAGCTGA
- a CDS encoding F0F1 ATP synthase subunit gamma, with amino-acid sequence MANLKEIRDRIKSVKNTRKITEAMRLVAAAKVRRAQEQVLRSRPFADRLARLLENLQTRMQFEDADAPLMEQRNVESITLVAVTGDRGLCGGYNTNIIKRTEVRFAELQSKGYKVDLVLIGRKAISYFTNRNYPIQATFTGLEQVPTADEAGSIANEVFAEFLSETTDRVEIIYTKFINLVSCKPVVQTLLPLDPQGIAEADDEIFRLTTKDGELRVESGSAPANTQPELPSDIVFEQSPEQLLNALLPLYLQNQLLRSLQESAASELASRMTAMNNASDNAKALAKTLTLDYNKARQAAITQEILEVAGGAAAVG; translated from the coding sequence ATGGCAAATCTCAAAGAGATCCGAGACCGAATTAAATCGGTCAAGAACACCCGCAAGATCACCGAGGCCATGCGCCTCGTGGCTGCGGCCAAGGTTCGCCGCGCTCAAGAGCAGGTGTTGCGCAGCCGTCCCTTTGCGGACCGGCTTGCCCGCCTGCTGGAAAATCTTCAGACGCGCATGCAGTTTGAAGACGCGGATGCTCCTTTGATGGAGCAGCGCAATGTCGAGTCGATCACCCTCGTCGCGGTCACCGGCGACCGGGGTCTCTGCGGCGGTTACAACACCAACATCATCAAGCGCACCGAAGTGCGTTTCGCTGAGCTTCAGAGCAAGGGTTACAAGGTTGATCTGGTGCTGATTGGTCGCAAAGCCATCAGCTATTTCACCAACCGCAACTACCCGATTCAGGCCACCTTCACAGGCCTGGAGCAGGTGCCCACTGCTGATGAAGCCGGTTCCATCGCCAATGAAGTGTTTGCGGAGTTCCTCTCCGAAACCACCGACCGCGTTGAGATCATTTACACCAAGTTCATCAACTTGGTGAGCTGCAAGCCTGTCGTTCAGACTCTGCTGCCTCTCGATCCTCAGGGCATCGCAGAAGCGGATGATGAAATCTTCCGTCTCACCACCAAAGATGGTGAGCTGCGGGTGGAGTCGGGTTCGGCTCCTGCCAACACCCAGCCGGAGCTTCCCTCCGACATCGTGTTTGAGCAGAGCCCTGAGCAGCTCTTGAATGCACTGCTTCCTCTGTATCTGCAGAATCAGTTGCTGCGCTCTCTGCAGGAATCGGCAGCATCCGAACTGGCCAGCCGGATGACGGCGATGAACAACGCCAGCGACAATGCCAAGGCGCTCGCCAAGACGCTCACCCTGGATTACAACAAGGCACGTCAGGCTGCGATTACGCAGGAGATTCTCGAGGTGGCAGGTGGTGCTGCTGCTGTTGGTTGA
- the atpA gene encoding F0F1 ATP synthase subunit alpha produces the protein MVSIRPDEISAILKQQIEDYDKSVSVSNVGSVLQVGDGIARVYGLQQVMAGELVEFEDGTEGIALNLEDDNVGAVLMGEGLGIQEGSTVRATGKIASVPVGDSLLGRVVNPLGVPLDGKGDLGTTETRLIESPAPGIIQRKSVHEPMQTGITAIDAMIPIGRGQRELIIGDRQTGKTAIAIDTILNQADQDVVCVYVAIGQKAASVAQVTEVLRERGALDYTVIVAANASEPAALQYLAPYTGASIAEYFMYKGKATLVIYDDLSKQAQAYRQMSLLLRRPPGREAYPGDVFYCHSRLLERAAKLSDAMGKGSMTALPIIETQAGDVSAYIPTNVISITDGQVFLSSDLFNSGLRPAINVGISVSRVGGAAQTKAIKKIAGTLKLELAQFDELAAFSQFASDLDAATQKQLGRGKRLRELLKQPQFSPLVLAEQVAIVYAGVKGLIDDVPVEQVVQFSRELREYLKSNKPEFIKKIQDEKVLSPEAETMLKEAISEVTSTMLATAN, from the coding sequence ATGGTTTCCATCCGTCCTGACGAGATCAGCGCCATCCTCAAACAGCAGATCGAGGACTACGACAAGTCCGTTTCGGTCAGCAACGTGGGCTCGGTTCTGCAGGTGGGCGACGGTATCGCCCGTGTGTACGGCCTCCAGCAGGTGATGGCCGGTGAATTGGTTGAGTTTGAAGACGGCACTGAAGGCATCGCCCTCAACCTTGAGGACGACAACGTCGGTGCCGTGCTGATGGGTGAAGGCCTCGGCATCCAAGAAGGCAGCACCGTTCGCGCCACCGGCAAGATCGCTTCTGTGCCTGTCGGCGACAGCCTTCTTGGCCGTGTGGTCAACCCCCTGGGCGTGCCTCTCGATGGCAAAGGTGATCTCGGCACCACCGAGACCCGTCTGATCGAATCCCCCGCTCCCGGAATCATTCAGCGGAAGTCGGTTCATGAGCCGATGCAGACCGGCATCACCGCGATCGACGCGATGATCCCAATCGGTCGTGGTCAGCGTGAGCTGATCATCGGTGACCGTCAGACCGGTAAAACCGCCATCGCCATTGACACCATCCTGAATCAGGCTGATCAGGACGTGGTCTGCGTCTATGTGGCCATCGGCCAGAAGGCGGCCTCTGTTGCTCAGGTGACCGAAGTCCTGCGTGAGCGTGGCGCCCTCGACTACACCGTGATCGTTGCGGCGAACGCATCCGAGCCCGCTGCTCTGCAGTATCTGGCTCCTTACACCGGTGCCTCCATCGCCGAGTACTTCATGTACAAGGGCAAGGCCACTCTGGTGATTTACGACGATCTCTCCAAGCAGGCTCAGGCGTATCGCCAGATGTCACTGCTGCTCCGTCGTCCGCCCGGTCGTGAGGCTTATCCCGGCGACGTCTTCTACTGCCATAGCCGTCTGCTGGAGCGTGCCGCCAAGCTGTCCGATGCCATGGGCAAGGGGTCGATGACCGCTCTGCCGATCATCGAAACCCAAGCTGGCGACGTGTCGGCCTACATCCCCACCAACGTGATTTCGATCACGGATGGTCAGGTGTTCCTGAGCTCCGACCTGTTCAACTCCGGTCTGCGTCCCGCCATCAACGTCGGTATTTCTGTGAGCCGCGTGGGTGGTGCAGCCCAGACCAAGGCCATCAAAAAGATTGCCGGCACCCTGAAGCTTGAGCTCGCTCAGTTCGACGAGCTGGCTGCGTTCTCCCAGTTCGCTTCCGATCTCGATGCTGCAACCCAGAAGCAGCTGGGCCGCGGCAAGCGTCTGCGTGAGCTGCTCAAGCAGCCTCAGTTCAGCCCCCTGGTGCTGGCTGAGCAGGTGGCCATCGTCTACGCCGGCGTCAAGGGTCTGATCGACGATGTTCCCGTCGAACAGGTGGTTCAGTTCTCCCGTGAACTGCGCGAGTACCTGAAGAGCAACAAGCCCGAGTTCATCAAGAAGATTCAGGACGAGAAAGTTCTCAGTCCCGAGGCTGAAACCATGCTGAAGGAGGCCATCTCCGAAGTGACCTCCACCATGCTGGCGACCGCCAACTGA
- a CDS encoding bifunctional 2-polyprenyl-6-hydroxyphenol methylase/3-demethylubiquinol 3-O-methyltransferase UbiG, protein MQSTPSDAATPVVSDFYDRFPYPGDPLQDGPPPGYNWRWCHDSVLAAVLGAVPQRSDRSVPVRILDAGCGTGVSTDYLCHLNPGAQVLAVDISAGALAVARERLRRSGGAKQVNVLRQEQRSLLDLQGEGPFDYINSVGVLHHLRDPLAGLKALASLLADGGLLHLFLYANGGRWEIHRTQRALTRLGAGTGAEGLRLGRDLFQSLPESNRLRINYEQRWRIDTAADANFADMYLHPQETSYDLSSLFSLIETAGLQFAGFSNPAVWDPSRLLEGELLQRALALPERDRWLLVEDLDPDISHFEFFVSRTPIRPQAWDDDCELLKTRGRRQPCLWGWPSANLLGPDLEPISLSAAEFALLEAIENQPSRSLGELGLSDETASVARELMARKLLLLEV, encoded by the coding sequence GTGCAGTCCACGCCTTCGGATGCCGCCACACCCGTGGTGAGCGATTTCTATGACCGCTTTCCCTATCCAGGCGACCCACTTCAAGATGGTCCGCCACCTGGATACAACTGGCGTTGGTGCCATGACAGCGTCCTGGCCGCTGTTCTTGGAGCTGTGCCCCAGCGCTCCGATCGCTCCGTTCCGGTGCGGATCCTCGATGCGGGATGCGGGACCGGTGTCAGCACCGATTACCTCTGTCATCTGAATCCCGGCGCCCAGGTTCTTGCTGTCGACATCAGCGCCGGAGCGCTCGCCGTGGCCCGTGAGCGGCTGCGACGGTCTGGAGGCGCCAAGCAGGTCAATGTCCTGCGTCAGGAACAGCGCAGTCTTCTCGACCTTCAGGGAGAGGGACCGTTCGACTACATCAACTCTGTGGGAGTGCTTCATCACCTGCGCGATCCGTTGGCGGGGCTCAAGGCACTGGCGTCGCTTCTGGCTGATGGGGGCCTGTTGCATCTGTTTCTTTACGCCAACGGCGGGCGTTGGGAGATCCACCGCACCCAGCGAGCTCTGACCCGTCTCGGAGCTGGCACGGGAGCCGAGGGACTGCGCCTGGGTCGGGACCTATTTCAGTCGCTGCCGGAGAGCAACCGCCTGCGGATCAATTACGAGCAGCGCTGGCGGATCGACACCGCAGCGGATGCCAATTTCGCGGATATGTATCTCCATCCCCAAGAGACCAGCTACGACCTCAGCAGCCTTTTCTCCCTGATCGAGACGGCGGGTCTTCAGTTCGCCGGGTTTTCCAATCCGGCGGTTTGGGATCCTTCCCGGCTGCTCGAGGGGGAGCTTTTGCAGAGAGCTCTTGCGCTTCCCGAGCGGGATCGGTGGCTGCTGGTGGAAGATCTCGACCCTGACATCAGCCATTTCGAATTCTTCGTGTCCCGCACGCCCATCCGTCCCCAGGCCTGGGATGACGACTGCGAGCTGCTCAAGACCCGTGGTCGTCGACAACCCTGTCTCTGGGGGTGGCCGTCCGCCAACCTGCTTGGGCCTGATCTCGAGCCGATCAGCTTGAGCGCCGCCGAGTTTGCCTTGCTGGAAGCCATCGAGAATCAGCCCTCTCGCTCGCTCGGTGAGCTGGGTCTGAGCGATGAGACTGCTTCGGTGGCAAGGGAGCTGATGGCCCGGAAACTGCTGCTCCTCGAGGTCTGA
- a CDS encoding TIGR02466 family protein, protein MELHHLFPTVVATDRLVLDPLDLAAQLQTLLAMRGDASSNPDEGCAWTGDLNGVWQLHEHPDFRDLADQVTTRVWRYLTMTGFDADGLDLHLQRCWPVLSEWGQVVGRHHHPNAHLSAVLYLSGDGSGVDGPLCLHAPQQLNELVPGLAVGHGGPITHDHPCNQPEWMLSSEPGLLVLFTSRLHHSVAANETEDALRVSVSFDFVLTARAADRPSEYMSPHPHQWQRCKRPVP, encoded by the coding sequence GTGGAGCTGCACCATCTGTTCCCCACCGTTGTTGCAACGGATCGCCTTGTTCTTGACCCGCTGGATCTGGCGGCTCAACTGCAGACGCTCCTGGCGATGCGGGGTGACGCTTCCAGCAATCCCGATGAGGGCTGCGCCTGGACCGGTGATCTCAATGGTGTGTGGCAGTTGCATGAGCACCCTGATTTTCGTGACCTGGCGGATCAGGTGACGACTCGCGTCTGGCGCTACCTGACGATGACGGGATTCGATGCCGATGGCCTCGATCTTCATCTGCAGCGCTGCTGGCCTGTGCTCAGCGAGTGGGGGCAAGTGGTCGGGCGTCACCACCATCCCAATGCGCATCTCAGTGCTGTTCTCTATCTCAGCGGTGACGGCAGCGGTGTGGATGGGCCGTTGTGTCTGCACGCGCCGCAGCAGCTCAACGAACTGGTTCCGGGTTTGGCTGTCGGCCATGGCGGGCCCATCACCCATGACCATCCCTGCAATCAGCCGGAATGGATGCTGTCCTCGGAACCGGGTTTGCTGGTGTTGTTCACGTCGCGGTTGCACCACAGCGTGGCGGCCAACGAGACGGAGGATGCGTTGCGAGTCTCCGTCAGTTTTGATTTCGTGCTGACTGCGCGTGCTGCAGACCGTCCTTCGGAATACATGTCGCCCCATCCCCACCAATGGCAGCGCTGCAAACGGCCCGTGCCCTGA
- the ald gene encoding alanine dehydrogenase produces MAHSVLTAPMATIGVPTEIKADEQRVALTPDAVRELVTHGLEVRIQHGAGAGAGISDDAFASAGARLVDREEAWGAHLVVKVKEPQPEEFGLLRDDMVLFTYLHLAAYSKVGQALLDAGTTGVAYETVQLENGSLPLLAPMSEIAGRLAAQVGARLLERPNGGRGVLIGGCTGVRPAKVVVLGAGTVGWNAARLAAAMDAEVLLLDRSPERLRSLEVDRRGRLISMVSSRGLLERLVPTADLLIGAVLTPGGRAPTLVDEEMVRQMQPGSAIVDVAVDQGGCVATSRETTHTNPTVCIHGVQHYAVGNMPGAVPFTSTEALVSVTLPYILGIAGRGLEEAVTERPELLSGLNTVKGAVCHPGVAKALGVPPRHPMACLR; encoded by the coding sequence ATGGCCCATTCCGTCCTGACGGCACCGATGGCCACCATCGGCGTGCCCACCGAAATCAAAGCTGATGAGCAGCGGGTAGCGCTCACCCCCGATGCAGTGCGTGAACTGGTGACCCACGGCCTGGAGGTGCGCATCCAGCATGGTGCTGGGGCGGGAGCCGGAATCAGCGATGACGCTTTCGCCTCCGCAGGCGCTCGCCTGGTGGATCGCGAGGAGGCCTGGGGCGCCCACCTGGTGGTGAAAGTGAAGGAGCCTCAGCCGGAGGAGTTCGGCCTGCTGCGGGACGACATGGTGCTGTTCACCTATTTGCATCTGGCGGCCTACAGCAAGGTGGGGCAGGCACTGCTAGATGCAGGCACCACGGGCGTGGCCTATGAGACGGTGCAATTGGAAAACGGCAGCCTGCCGCTGCTGGCGCCGATGAGCGAAATCGCCGGACGCTTGGCAGCCCAGGTGGGTGCACGCCTGCTGGAACGTCCGAACGGTGGGCGCGGTGTGTTGATTGGAGGCTGCACCGGCGTCCGTCCAGCGAAGGTGGTGGTGCTGGGTGCCGGCACGGTGGGCTGGAATGCCGCCCGGCTCGCCGCCGCCATGGATGCCGAAGTGCTGCTGCTGGATCGATCGCCGGAGCGGTTGCGCAGCCTGGAAGTCGATCGCCGTGGACGCTTGATCAGCATGGTGAGCAGTCGCGGCTTGCTGGAGCGGCTGGTGCCAACAGCCGACCTGCTGATCGGTGCCGTGCTGACCCCCGGCGGTCGGGCGCCCACCCTGGTGGATGAAGAGATGGTCAGGCAGATGCAGCCCGGCTCGGCGATTGTGGATGTGGCCGTCGATCAGGGGGGCTGTGTCGCCACCAGCCGGGAGACCACACACACGAATCCAACGGTCTGCATTCACGGTGTGCAGCATTACGCCGTCGGCAATATGCCCGGCGCTGTGCCCTTCACATCCACGGAAGCCCTGGTGAGCGTGACGCTGCCCTACATCCTCGGCATTGCCGGACGCGGCCTGGAAGAAGCCGTAACCGAACGGCCGGAGTTGCTCTCAGGCCTGAACACCGTCAAGGGTGCGGTCTGTCACCCCGGCGTCGCCAAGGCCCTGGGCGTCCCCCCACGGCATCCGATGGCCTGCCTGCGTTGA
- the atpE gene encoding ATP synthase F0 subunit C codes for MSDLTSAASVLAAALAVGLAAIGPGIGQGTAAGQAVEGIARQPEAEGKIRGTLLLSLAFMEALTIYGLVVALVLLFANPFAG; via the coding sequence ATGAGTGATCTGACCTCCGCCGCTTCCGTTCTGGCCGCCGCCCTTGCGGTGGGTCTTGCCGCCATCGGCCCTGGTATCGGCCAAGGCACCGCAGCCGGTCAGGCTGTGGAAGGCATCGCCCGCCAGCCTGAAGCTGAAGGCAAGATCCGCGGCACCCTGCTGCTGTCCCTGGCTTTCATGGAAGCTCTCACCATCTACGGCCTGGTTGTGGCTCTGGTGCTCCTGTTCGCCAACCCCTTCGCCGGCTGA